One genomic segment of Brevibacillus laterosporus LMG 15441 includes these proteins:
- a CDS encoding MarR family winged helix-turn-helix transcriptional regulator, with the protein MTKSLEDSFIPFQCEIVSRHNKFNIEGITSAQYNVLELVQTQGPKTTNELASALGITVSGISKLTKKLLQKGLIEQQRSQADRRYYHIVLTEAGVDFLRKAENSRKEILQLIGKALSKEEIEAFSRICSKLHTYLTDHKAK; encoded by the coding sequence TTGACAAAATCATTGGAAGACAGCTTTATTCCGTTTCAATGTGAAATAGTAAGCCGTCATAATAAATTTAATATCGAGGGAATTACGTCTGCTCAGTACAATGTTTTAGAGCTTGTCCAAACACAAGGTCCAAAAACAACAAATGAACTGGCAAGTGCACTAGGGATAACGGTATCAGGTATCTCAAAATTAACCAAAAAACTTTTGCAGAAAGGATTGATTGAACAACAACGCAGTCAAGCAGATAGGCGGTATTACCATATTGTCTTGACAGAAGCGGGAGTGGATTTTCTCAGGAAAGCAGAAAACTCACGCAAGGAGATCCTTCAATTAATCGGAAAAGCACTTTCAAAAGAAGAAATCGAAGCCTTTAGCCGAATTTGTTCCAAGTTGCATACATATTTGACTGATCATAAAGCAAAGTAG
- a CDS encoding GNAT family N-acetyltransferase, producing MNGLENVISPITKFEESDIPGLVELSSSVGWDYDQNEINTIMLSGNVYGHKNKDGRIVSSAAIIPYGVKLASIGMVIVSQEYRGLGLGRKATQKCLESIPDHMPAMLIATEDGKPMYEKMGFHSTDCVHKYLCSTYRFTPSSRNIVAHIQPMHIEDFPQVIKIDKDAFGVERGAFLRHRYNQAKEAVVVKSPDGQVVGYGLSILGPINLIVGPIVAPNADIAFAIVNQLAKQHSGKVRIDVPSDNERFMSYLEACGFVKANQPPIMITKANHLPARNKTLFGIAAQIFG from the coding sequence ATGAATGGGCTAGAAAATGTAATATCCCCGATAACAAAATTTGAAGAGTCTGATATTCCAGGATTAGTAGAGCTCTCGTCTTCGGTAGGTTGGGATTATGACCAAAATGAAATCAACACCATTATGTTATCTGGCAACGTTTATGGACATAAAAACAAAGACGGGAGAATTGTCTCAAGTGCAGCCATTATTCCATACGGCGTGAAACTAGCCTCTATTGGCATGGTTATTGTAAGTCAGGAATATCGAGGACTGGGCTTAGGAAGAAAAGCTACACAAAAATGCTTAGAATCGATTCCTGATCATATGCCAGCTATGCTTATTGCCACAGAGGATGGGAAACCCATGTATGAAAAGATGGGCTTTCATTCTACAGACTGTGTTCATAAATATCTTTGCTCAACCTATCGTTTTACCCCTTCAAGTAGGAATATAGTAGCTCATATACAGCCGATGCATATAGAAGATTTCCCACAGGTCATAAAAATAGATAAAGATGCCTTTGGTGTAGAGAGAGGAGCTTTTCTTCGCCATAGATATAATCAGGCAAAAGAGGCAGTGGTTGTGAAAAGTCCTGACGGTCAGGTAGTAGGCTATGGTTTATCTATACTTGGGCCCATTAATCTCATAGTAGGCCCTATCGTCGCTCCGAATGCTGATATAGCATTCGCAATAGTGAATCAATTAGCTAAGCAACATTCAGGTAAGGTAAGAATTGACGTACCCTCAGACAATGAGCGGTTTATGTCTTATCTTGAAGCATGCGGGTTTGTAAAGGCGAATCAGCCACCTATCATGATTACAAAAGCAAATCATTTACCTGCTCGTAACAAAACATTATTCGGAATTGCAGCGCAGATATTTGGATGA
- a CDS encoding GAF domain-containing protein, producing MFQAEGYTGNKQENYELLIKQLDALVDGEPNVLANLSNATALLNQFLTEVNWVGFYLYDKEQDSLTLGPFQGLPACTRIPTGRGVCGAAVSKRCTMRVADVHAFPGHIACDAASRSEIVIPIFKGEEIFGVLDIDSPITDRFDEIDEKYLEEFVLRVAKCV from the coding sequence ATGTTTCAAGCAGAGGGATATACAGGCAATAAACAAGAGAACTATGAGCTTCTTATAAAACAGCTAGATGCATTAGTAGATGGGGAACCCAATGTGCTCGCTAATCTGAGTAATGCAACTGCTTTATTAAATCAATTTTTGACGGAAGTAAACTGGGTAGGGTTCTACCTATATGACAAGGAGCAAGATTCACTAACTCTTGGTCCATTCCAAGGACTGCCGGCTTGCACACGTATTCCAACAGGGAGGGGTGTGTGTGGAGCAGCAGTTTCGAAACGATGCACGATGAGAGTAGCAGATGTCCATGCTTTTCCTGGCCATATTGCTTGCGATGCGGCATCTCGCTCTGAAATTGTTATTCCTATTTTTAAAGGGGAAGAAATCTTTGGGGTACTCGATATCGATAGCCCGATTACAGATCGTTTTGACGAAATAGACGAGAAGTATTTAGAAGAATTTGTCCTACGTGTAGCAAAGTGTGTGTAG
- a CDS encoding DUF4241 domain-containing protein, whose product MINLGTFQVASGALVVSDPCYNYEQGISGVVEEAVVGTWIGVIDRIDTGDWGERCALVCAYHESIDLEQVTNWEVCDFIVGVDSGQAGIFERQIYRVDESVIGETKFMPEQRWYSSCCDQTLSELQAGVINGGVVSSSGFGDGGYEAFIAKNAEGKIIAVQIVFITEEDLLEEEEDEEDEEDEK is encoded by the coding sequence ATGATTAATCTAGGGACATTTCAAGTTGCATCTGGGGCATTAGTGGTATCAGATCCTTGTTATAATTATGAACAAGGCATTTCAGGAGTTGTAGAGGAAGCAGTAGTCGGTACGTGGATTGGCGTCATTGATCGAATAGACACAGGAGATTGGGGAGAGCGATGTGCCTTAGTATGTGCTTATCACGAGTCAATTGACCTTGAACAGGTGACGAATTGGGAAGTATGTGACTTTATTGTAGGAGTAGACAGTGGTCAAGCGGGAATCTTTGAGCGTCAAATCTATCGAGTGGATGAGTCTGTAATTGGAGAAACGAAATTCATGCCTGAGCAAAGATGGTATTCTTCCTGCTGCGACCAGACATTGAGTGAACTCCAAGCTGGAGTGATTAATGGTGGTGTCGTATCTAGCTCAGGATTTGGTGACGGTGGCTATGAGGCATTTATCGCGAAAAATGCTGAAGGAAAAATAATAGCGGTACAGATCGTATTTATTACTGAAGAGGATTTACTTGAAGAGGAGGAAGATGAGGAAGACGAGGAAGACGAGAAGTAG
- a CDS encoding helix-turn-helix transcriptional regulator, whose amino-acid sequence MLSLQQHTEIPIVTINHLLAYLKEEIHFVQPFFHNPHFFIVTNKDANSIDFMCSDGKTMNEELDDSFKKKMIAFSMETIQEASSTRNPAICYGNEMFPNELPGWISIGSPIFINNTKKGYISLNYQSEEHISYIVNIFCYIIKTVEWRLNNVSTSHKEQELEKKCKDFQLTKKECEIVHSLLENISIKDISKHHFISVETVRTHVKNIYNKVGVNNRVDLVRRFV is encoded by the coding sequence GTGTTATCGTTGCAACAGCACACAGAGATACCGATAGTGACAATTAACCATTTGCTAGCGTATCTTAAAGAAGAAATTCACTTTGTTCAGCCTTTTTTTCATAATCCTCATTTCTTCATTGTTACCAATAAGGATGCGAACAGCATAGATTTCATGTGCTCAGATGGAAAGACGATGAATGAGGAGCTGGATGACTCTTTTAAGAAGAAAATGATAGCGTTCTCAATGGAAACGATCCAAGAGGCAAGTTCTACAAGAAATCCCGCAATTTGCTATGGAAATGAAATGTTTCCAAATGAACTGCCAGGATGGATCAGTATTGGAAGTCCGATCTTTATTAATAATACAAAAAAGGGATATATTAGCTTAAACTATCAATCAGAAGAGCATATCTCCTACATAGTGAATATTTTTTGCTACATCATAAAAACAGTAGAATGGCGATTAAACAATGTAAGTACTTCTCACAAAGAGCAGGAACTGGAGAAAAAATGTAAAGATTTTCAGTTAACCAAGAAAGAATGCGAGATTGTCCATAGTCTTCTTGAAAATATTTCAATTAAAGATATTTCGAAACATCATTTTATATCGGTAGAGACGGTTCGAACCCATGTAAAAAATATATACAATAAGGTTGGAGTAAATAATAGAGTGGACTTAGTTAGAAGATTTGTATAA
- a CDS encoding laterosporulin family class IId bacteriocin, whose protein sequence is MACQCPDAISGWTHTDYQCHGLENKMYRHVYAICMNGTQVYCRTEWGSSC, encoded by the coding sequence ATGGCTTGCCAATGTCCAGATGCGATCTCAGGTTGGACGCATACAGATTACCAGTGTCACGGTTTGGAGAATAAAATGTATAGACATGTTTATGCAATTTGCATGAACGGTACTCAAGTATATTGCAGAACAGAGTGGGGTAGCAGCTGCTAA
- a CDS encoding ATP-binding cassette domain-containing protein: MRHRQQLFLYACKIIWNFNKTYMLLVCSLSIILALQSNAIIVANKYTIDNLVSSQIYLALLGIGIMLFLELLQETFELFLRFYNTKCDEQFGIYREQILFDKLAGMQLLEREHPSFLGKIQVWSLGLMKIQATFQSGIQCVKALLTGGISIYVLVSGYWLIGAIIIGFSIVKSVFVFKVIDPLVSMNLQMARAHNLSTYFRDLLVRKEAQKEFLLFQAFSFFKEKWLDAKTNIMNMNIEITKLNVRPEFISNLLTVCSRLMIMVMMVFLVVEKRMTIGDFVAISLAASLAERNILSLFLQCKNLLENLRYVDEYQKLDLITPSKGENQAAITDFQLKQGIEVIDLTFTYPNREEPALHKINLSIKKGEKIAIIGDNAAGKSTLIKLLLGLYQAPDNTIFYDGVEQKQLDVAGLWKSCGAIFQDFMKYKVSIQDNICLGNERKDDQELYHLLEHLNIQDFYRLKNGLSTKLGDIHEDSVDLSGGQWQRIALARLLHRNLDLMVLDEPTSALDPNSEVKVFDDILELAKDKTLFIISHRIGIGKKVDRIYYMRQGSIIEQGTHQQLMDAKGEYYRTWERQSEWYNSELVYENRGS, encoded by the coding sequence ATGCGACACAGACAACAATTATTCCTGTATGCATGTAAAATCATCTGGAATTTTAACAAAACCTATATGCTTTTGGTCTGCTCCTTAAGTATTATTCTTGCTCTACAATCAAACGCTATTATTGTTGCGAATAAATATACAATCGACAATCTTGTCAGTTCACAAATCTATCTTGCACTACTTGGAATTGGAATAATGCTGTTCCTCGAATTGCTTCAGGAGACGTTTGAACTTTTCTTGCGATTTTATAATACGAAATGTGATGAACAATTTGGAATTTACAGGGAACAAATCTTATTTGACAAGCTAGCAGGTATGCAATTGCTAGAGCGTGAGCATCCCAGCTTTTTAGGAAAGATACAGGTATGGTCGCTTGGACTGATGAAAATACAAGCTACCTTTCAATCCGGAATACAATGTGTAAAAGCATTACTGACGGGGGGAATTTCCATTTATGTGCTGGTAAGTGGGTATTGGCTTATCGGTGCTATTATTATTGGGTTTTCCATTGTAAAAAGTGTATTTGTATTTAAGGTTATCGATCCGCTGGTTTCTATGAATTTACAAATGGCGCGGGCCCATAACCTATCTACATATTTTCGCGATCTGCTAGTTCGAAAAGAGGCACAAAAAGAGTTTCTCTTATTTCAGGCTTTCTCCTTTTTTAAAGAAAAATGGCTCGATGCAAAAACAAACATCATGAACATGAATATAGAAATCACGAAATTAAATGTAAGACCAGAATTTATAAGTAATTTGTTAACTGTATGCAGCAGATTAATGATTATGGTGATGATGGTCTTCCTTGTGGTAGAGAAGAGGATGACTATCGGAGATTTCGTTGCAATATCTTTGGCTGCCTCGTTGGCTGAACGAAATATCCTGTCTTTATTTCTCCAATGCAAAAATCTATTAGAAAACCTGCGCTATGTAGATGAGTATCAGAAATTAGATTTGATTACTCCGAGCAAGGGAGAAAATCAAGCGGCGATAACAGATTTTCAGCTAAAGCAGGGGATAGAGGTAATCGATTTAACCTTCACCTATCCGAATAGGGAGGAACCCGCACTTCATAAGATCAATCTCTCGATAAAAAAAGGGGAGAAGATTGCTATTATTGGGGATAATGCAGCAGGAAAATCTACGCTGATCAAGCTATTGCTAGGCTTATATCAGGCACCGGATAATACGATTTTTTATGATGGTGTGGAGCAAAAGCAATTAGATGTTGCAGGTTTATGGAAAAGCTGTGGGGCAATCTTTCAGGATTTTATGAAATATAAGGTATCGATTCAGGATAATATCTGCTTGGGAAATGAAAGGAAAGATGATCAGGAGCTGTATCATTTGCTTGAACATCTGAATATACAAGATTTTTATCGGTTAAAAAACGGTTTGTCTACCAAGCTTGGAGACATTCATGAGGATTCGGTAGACCTATCCGGTGGTCAATGGCAAAGAATCGCACTTGCTAGATTATTACATCGCAATCTGGATCTGATGGTTTTAGATGAACCCACTTCAGCATTAGATCCAAACAGTGAAGTGAAGGTATTTGACGATATCCTAGAGCTAGCGAAGGATAAGACACTCTTCATCATTTCTCATCGAATTGGAATCGGGAAAAAGGTAGATCGCATCTATTATATGAGGCAAGGAAGTATTATCGAGCAAGGAACTCACCAGCAATTAATGGATGCAAAGGGTGAATACTATCGAACCTGGGAACGTCAAAGCGAGTGGTACAATTCAGAATTAGTCTACGAAAATAGGGGGTCATAA
- a CDS encoding peroxiredoxin family protein, protein MSKKLVRDTGLEIGTPIPHIHFTNWDSSQLELKFLPKGAALVFVSVFCSYCIDLLPHLGSISQSQDMQLYLFSDGEIEDHAEMADYFGWNFPVIQLKHQEMNETFKVSYHPFLLLTDSKGVIISKGDIYKAEDFHKILESVTLQ, encoded by the coding sequence ATGTCAAAAAAACTAGTTCGTGATACCGGTTTAGAAATAGGTACACCCATTCCACACATTCACTTCACAAATTGGGATTCATCACAACTAGAGCTGAAATTTTTGCCTAAAGGGGCTGCTTTAGTTTTCGTCTCCGTCTTTTGCTCCTATTGTATCGATTTATTACCCCACCTTGGATCGATAAGTCAGAGTCAGGATATGCAGCTTTATCTCTTTTCGGATGGAGAAATCGAGGATCACGCAGAAATGGCAGATTATTTTGGATGGAATTTCCCCGTGATTCAACTAAAACATCAGGAAATGAACGAAACCTTTAAGGTTAGCTACCACCCTTTTCTCCTTCTTACTGATTCAAAGGGTGTGATTATTAGCAAAGGAGATATCTACAAGGCAGAAGATTTTCATAAAATTCTAGAAAGTGTAACACTCCAATGA
- a CDS encoding MauE/DoxX family redox-associated membrane protein, with protein sequence MSYLLLLPYGFAFMFFVSTITKCFSMFEFRQSIVHFDVISRKYVMLSSYLVILMEFVLAICFAQLAFLHAAFILTGLLMIFFTGLFIRASKQKKSFACSCFGGSTKKTNIKLAILRNCLLLLGASGGFWIANQLEGIPNPPEQIMPCLIVAAFFIPIYKELTILSKLRKKMRMLVP encoded by the coding sequence ATGTCATATCTGCTCTTACTCCCGTATGGTTTTGCGTTCATGTTCTTTGTTTCCACTATTACAAAGTGCTTTTCAATGTTTGAATTCAGACAATCGATTGTACACTTTGATGTTATATCGAGAAAATATGTGATGCTCAGCTCCTATCTGGTTATTCTTATGGAATTTGTCTTAGCGATTTGTTTTGCCCAGCTTGCTTTTTTACATGCGGCTTTTATCCTAACTGGCTTGCTGATGATTTTTTTTACCGGACTTTTCATACGAGCAAGTAAGCAGAAAAAAAGCTTTGCCTGTAGCTGTTTTGGGGGTAGTACCAAAAAGACAAACATAAAACTTGCCATCCTGCGAAATTGCTTGTTATTGCTTGGAGCGAGCGGAGGTTTTTGGATAGCTAACCAGCTAGAGGGGATACCCAATCCCCCTGAGCAGATCATGCCGTGCCTCATTGTAGCAGCGTTTTTCATACCTATTTACAAGGAATTGACCATTTTATCTAAACTGAGAAAGAAAATGAGGATGCTGGTGCCATGA